CTCAACAACCAAGCTATAGGCTTCAGAATCCGCGTGTCGTTCTATTAATTGCATGGCTAAACATGCAACGATTTCTTCATCATGACGAGTCTTTCGAGGAAAGCTATTCCAAAGTGCAATCGCACCTTCAGAGCCTTTCGATCTAGCAACTTCTATGATCAAACCACATTGAGCTTGTTTAGAAAGCTTAGATTGTTCTTCAGAATCAATAAGCTTAGCCTTGGCTAACCTAGGTAAGATTTCTAATAAAAGCGCCCAATGTTCCAGATTAATATACGTAATCTTAAGTAGATTCAGTACCATCGAATTCGTAGCATGAGCACTTTGTAATGTGGACAAAGTAATAAATGATTGCTCAAAATCTCGTTCACGAACTTGTTGGCGAGCTTTGGTTAACTCAACCGCTAATGTAGAGTTATCTTGCTGCTTTGCTAACTGTAGATATTTATCCCGCTTGTTGTTATCACCCATCTCTTGAGCGGCTTCTGACGCGATTAAATAACACAGTAATGGCATATCATGGTGGTTCGCCCAACGAGTTACTTTTTTCTCCGCCGCTTGCCAATCGCCTTCTAGCAGCTTCACAATACCTTCGTTCGTATTTCTACGAGCTCGCTTAAGCTTACGAACACTAAACCAGTTCCATGTAGTACTGCTCATATTCAACGTTTTTTTGATCAGGTATTCCAAACCAAAAAGTGCCGCTAAAATACCAATAACAAAAATGACTAACGTCGTTACGCTCATTTCTATCGTTGTGTCAGCAATGGAAATCAGAACATAGCCTTGTTGCCCAGCAAACTGAGTACCCACAAAAAGCCCTATTCCAAGTGTCGCAAAGAGGAAAATCATTCGAATCATTGTTTATCCTCCATGGTCATACTGGTAACTTGACGACGAAGACGATCATTAATGACATCTTGAAGTGCTTTTTGTGACACCAGTTTAACGGGGTATTTAACCTCGATATTTTGTCCAGAAAGCTGCTGAATAGACTTATTAAACTGCACTACTGCAGGATCATCGAGTTTAAAAAACTGCATCGTCCATTCATCTGCAGTCTTCAATGAACTTTGGTAGATCGCTTGGTTTTCATTATAGACAGCACGAATTGCTGTCTCAATTTTACCTTTCACATTTTCTTTCAAATAATAATGCTGTTTCGGTGCGAGAAGCGGGATTACATTGCCTTCACGGGTACGGAAAGTTATAAACTGTTCAGAAAAATCCGTCAATGACGTCAATAGATTGTCTTGCCAGTCATAAATATCCGTTGATACCTTCTTGTGTTCTACAACAGGCGTCTCAGGTAAAATCGCGTTCGCTAACGGTAAAGTATCAATTTGTTGTTGCAGACTAATTAGCCTTAATACCAATCCATCTTTATCAATTAATGGGACCGATTTAAGCGTGGTAATATCTTTTGCCATTTCTTTACGTAATGGCATTAAACTCGGATCATTGAGCAGAGATATTCGTTGATCGGCACTCTCCATCAATTGAGTCGCACTCACCACGTCTTTTTCTAAAAATAGCTTTCTTCCAGCTAGTTTTACTAAGTAGTCAGATTCAGCTAGAAGCCAATCGTTTGGTCGTCTACCCGCTACATCGGCTAGAGCAACTTGTAGACTTTTGATACTCTCGTGTTGCTGAGTAATCGCCGTGTCTGCTTTATTATATGCTTCATCTGCTTTTGCCGCGGCTAACGCTTCTGTTGAGGAAAGTCGTTGATCTAGCTGATTACTCATACTATTTATTTGCGCTTCTAGTTGAGCAAGTTGGGATTGATGTTGGACATTCTGCTGATTAAATACAAAAGCAGCGCCACCAGCAAATAAAAGAGAAATAACAATGGCCAAAGTGCCAAGTTTAACGCCTCGTTTGCCCTGTTTTTCTTCAAATTGAACCGGATCGATTGGAGAGTTTCCTTGGTCACTTTTTACAGACTGACCATCAGAGGTAGCTTTTGAAGAAGTAGAATCGGCACCACTCTCTGCTTTCTTACCCTCGACCAAGGTTTCAGAAGAGGTTTCCAACTTCTTTTTTACTTTTACAGACGTGTCTTTCAACGCCGTATCATTTGATTGAAGTTCGTTGATTTCAGGTTCTGTTTGCCCGTTTTTTTTATTTGTCATGTACTTGTCCTGTTGTGCATTGCTGTTGAATAACAGCGACTAAATCGGGGTTGGATGCACTACCCGAAACCGCTACTTCATGAAATCCAAGCCTTCGAGCTAACGTTGCAATTCTATTGCTTGGCACGATAAGCTTTTGCTCAAAAAGCCAGTTATGCTCATTATTAGGGATCATGTTGAAGAAATAGTCCAACTGTTCTCCACTCGTCAATACTATATGGTCAACGTTATTTTTTTTCCAATTCTTAACACTAGAGTTTCCGTCAAATGAAAGCGTTTGACGTTGGTATACTTCACAATACTCAACTCTAGCGCCTCTTTTAAGTAATTCATCCCGGATGAGCTCCCGTCCTCCATTGCCTCTCAATATTGTCACTTTGGTATTGATAAGCTTTGATAGTAGAGGAAGTCTCAATAAATGTTCACTATCACTCACTTGCGGATAGTGTACTTTCTGAGCGGTAACTTCGCTGAGTTTATCCGCTGTTTTTTGACCGATGGCAAAATATCGAATGGAATCGGGCCAAGATTGCATTTCAGATTGCAACACTCTGCCGGCCCATTCAACTGCTGCTTTACTTACCGCAATAACCAAATCAGAATTTTTTAATGTCTTGTGGAGGCGACAACTGTCCTTGCCCTCGGAGAACTGTATCAAAGGCTGATAAATAACTTGGATACCACAAGAAGAAAGCGCATCACAAAGCGCTTCTCCGTCTGGGCTAGGCCTAGTTATTAATACGACCATACTTACTCGTGGTCGCTATATAGCTTTTCTAAAATCTCTTTTGCTCCGTCAGCAAGAAGCTGATTGGCAAGCTCGACACCTAAGATTTCTCCATCTTTACGATTTCCGCGGATCTCTCCTCGAACCATTTTGCTACCATCGGGTTCTCCAACTAAAGCGCGTAACCAGATTTTATCACCGTCTAAAAGAGAGTAACTACCAATAGGTACCTGACAACCACCCTCCAAAGTTAGATTCATCGCGCGTTCACAACGCACTCTATCTGCTGTGTCGGCGTGATTTAATGGTTCCAAAAGCTTCAATATGCGCTCATCATCAACTCGGCATTCAATCCCTACAGCACCTTGACCAACCGCTGGTAAGGATTGCTCTGGTTCGATATAGCTTCTAATTCGTTCCTTTAACTCAAGGCGCTTTAACCCGGCAGCAGCAAGAATAATTGCATCGTAATCGCCGGCATCAAGTTTACCTAACCGAGTACCGACGTTGCCGCGTAATTCTTTGATAACAAGATCTGGGCGAGCTTCCAAAAGCTGACATTGACGACGCAAGCTACAGGTGCCGACAATCGAACCCAGCGGCAACTCATCAATAGACCCATAAGTATTTGAGACGAACGCATCTCTCGGGTCTTCTCTCTTACAAATAGTGACAAGACCTAACCCCTCAGGGAAGCCTACTGGTACATCTTTCATTGAGTGGACAGCAAGATCGGCGCGTCCTTCTAACATAGCAACTTCTAACTCTTTAACAAAAAGGCCTTTTCCACCAATTTTTGCCAATGGAGAATCAAGAATGATATCCCCCTTAGTCACC
This portion of the Vibrio sp. VB16 genome encodes:
- a CDS encoding uroporphyrinogen-III synthase, which encodes MVVLITRPSPDGEALCDALSSCGIQVIYQPLIQFSEGKDSCRLHKTLKNSDLVIAVSKAAVEWAGRVLQSEMQSWPDSIRYFAIGQKTADKLSEVTAQKVHYPQVSDSEHLLRLPLLSKLINTKVTILRGNGGRELIRDELLKRGARVEYCEVYQRQTLSFDGNSSVKNWKKNNVDHIVLTSGEQLDYFFNMIPNNEHNWLFEQKLIVPSNRIATLARRLGFHEVAVSGSASNPDLVAVIQQQCTTGQVHDK
- a CDS encoding uroporphyrinogen-III C-methyltransferase, with translation MTNKKNGQTEPEINELQSNDTALKDTSVKVKKKLETSSETLVEGKKAESGADSTSSKATSDGQSVKSDQGNSPIDPVQFEEKQGKRGVKLGTLAIVISLLFAGGAAFVFNQQNVQHQSQLAQLEAQINSMSNQLDQRLSSTEALAAAKADEAYNKADTAITQQHESIKSLQVALADVAGRRPNDWLLAESDYLVKLAGRKLFLEKDVVSATQLMESADQRISLLNDPSLMPLRKEMAKDITTLKSVPLIDKDGLVLRLISLQQQIDTLPLANAILPETPVVEHKKVSTDIYDWQDNLLTSLTDFSEQFITFRTREGNVIPLLAPKQHYYLKENVKGKIETAIRAVYNENQAIYQSSLKTADEWTMQFFKLDDPAVVQFNKSIQQLSGQNIEVKYPVKLVSQKALQDVINDRLRRQVTSMTMEDKQ
- the hemC gene encoding hydroxymethylbilane synthase, with protein sequence MTDNTPVRIATRKSPLALWQAYFVRDALQAAHPGLEVELVTMVTKGDIILDSPLAKIGGKGLFVKELEVAMLEGRADLAVHSMKDVPVGFPEGLGLVTICKREDPRDAFVSNTYGSIDELPLGSIVGTCSLRRQCQLLEARPDLVIKELRGNVGTRLGKLDAGDYDAIILAAAGLKRLELKERIRSYIEPEQSLPAVGQGAVGIECRVDDERILKLLEPLNHADTADRVRCERAMNLTLEGGCQVPIGSYSLLDGDKIWLRALVGEPDGSKMVRGEIRGNRKDGEILGVELANQLLADGAKEILEKLYSDHE
- a CDS encoding heme biosynthesis protein HemY, with the protein product MIRMIFLFATLGIGLFVGTQFAGQQGYVLISIADTTIEMSVTTLVIFVIGILAALFGLEYLIKKTLNMSSTTWNWFSVRKLKRARRNTNEGIVKLLEGDWQAAEKKVTRWANHHDMPLLCYLIASEAAQEMGDNNKRDKYLQLAKQQDNSTLAVELTKARQQVRERDFEQSFITLSTLQSAHATNSMVLNLLKITYINLEHWALLLEILPRLAKAKLIDSEEQSKLSKQAQCGLIIEVARSKGSEGAIALWNSFPRKTRHDEEIVACLAMQLIERHADSEAYSLVVESLKKQHNDALIQLIPTMNLADNYPAVVMLQGLIKKNSEDAVAHSAIAKVYMTNEKWVEAQQHLEKALSIRADVSDYSALATVLEKQDLTHAANDVSRQALTLISAK